From Microbacterium rhizosphaerae:
GGATGACGCGGCGGCCGAGGCCGCCTTCGCCGCAGAGTTCCGCCACCACCCTCGGGTGAGGATGGTCAAGCGCGAATCCGGCGCGTACTGGAAGGCGCTGTCGACGAGCCAGTACCTCGTGAACAACGCGACCTTCCCGCCGCAGTTCGGCAAGCGGCCCGGACAGGTGTATCTGAACACGTGGCACGGCACGCCGCTGAAGCACATGGGCTTCGACATGCCCGACGGAGCATACGAGTCGGCGAACACGCTGCGGAACTTCCTCTCGGCGGACTACCTCCTCGCCGCCAACGACTTCATGGCCGAGGGCATGTATGAAGACGCCTACCGCCTGCACAACGTGTATCCCGGCCGGATCATCACCGAGGGCTACCCGCGCATCGACCGGCAGTTCCTCTCGCCGGGCGAGGATGTGCGCACCCGCGACGCGCTGCGCGCGCACGGCCTGGAGCCGGGCGACCTGCCCATCGTGCTGTACGCCCCCACGTGGCGCGGCACGTCGTTCAGCGACCCGGCCGACGACCTCGACGCGCTGGCCGCGCAGACCGCGGCCCTGCAGGCCGCGCTGGGCGCCGGCATCCGGGTGTTCCTGAAGACCCACCAGGTCGTACACGGCCTCGCCGCGCAGCGGCCGGACCTCCAGCGGCTGCTCGTGCCGAACACGATCCCGACGAACGTGCTGCTGGGTGCGGCAGCCGGCCTCGTGACGGACTACTCGTCGATCTTCTTCGACTACCTCGCGACCGGCCGGCCCATCGTCTTCCTGACGCCGGACGCCGAAGACTACAACGACAACCGCGGCACCTACTTCCCGGCCGACGAGCTGCCCGGCCCCGTCATCGCCGACGCGACCGAGGCGGGCATCGCCCTGCGCGCGCTGATGGAGGGCCGCGAGGAGCTCGTGCCGGGCTACGCGGACTGGAAGGCCCGGTTCACGGGATACGACGACGGGGATTCGGCATCCCGCGTCGTCGACATCGTGTTCCGGGGCCGCACCGACGGCTACCGCGTCCGCGCCGCGCGCACCGACGGCCGCAAGCGCCTGCTGATCTTCCTCGGCGGCATGAAGTCCAACGGCATCACGACCTCGGTGCTGAACCTGCTGAACGCGATCGACCACCAGAGATACGACGTCACGGCGCTCATGCCGCTCGTGCGCAAGCGCACACTTCGCGAGAACCAGCGGCACGTGCATCCCGCTGTGCGCCAGGTGTTCCGCATCGGCGGCATGAACGGATCGAAGGTCGCCCAGCTGAGGCGGAAGGCCGACGACTGGCGGGGCACCGCGCCGCACCCGCACGAGGACACCCGGCACGCCGATCTGTGGAACGACGAGTGGACCCGCGTGCTCGGCGACGCGCAGTTCGACTGGCTGGCGGACTTCAGCGGCTACAGCCCCTTCTGGTCGAACCTCCTCCTGCGATCCCCCGACATGCCGCGGGCGATCTGGCTCCACAACGAGATGGCCGCCGACCGCCGCCGCACGGTGGACGGCAAGCAGCGGTTCTTCCGCAGCCTCGGACTCGTGTTCTCGCTGTACCACTCGTACGACAAGCTCGTGTCGGTCTCGCCGCTGCTCACCGAGCTCAACCGCGCCGAGCTGGAGGAGTATGCGCCCGCCGACCGGTTCGTCACAGTCCGGAACCTGCCGAACGTCGAGCGGGTCGCACGCGGCCGCGCCGTGCCGGTCCTCGATCTCTGGAACGACGTGGAGGGCGACGAGGACGAGGAGATCGAGCCGCCGGCGTGGGCCGCGCAGCTCGCCGACCCCGCGCGGACGGAGAAATGGTTCGTCACGGTCGGCAGGCTGTCGCCGGAGAAGAACCAGGCGCGCCTGCTGCGCGCGTTCGCGAAGGTGCACGCGCAGCGCCCCGACACGCGGCTGCTGATCGTGGGCGGCGGTCCCCTCTCCGGCGACCTCGAGGCGCTGATCTCGGAGCTCGGATTGACGGATGCCGCGTTCCTCGGCGGCGAGCAGAGCAACCCCTTCGCCATCATGGCGGCGGCCGACTGCTTCGTGCTCTCGAGCCGCTACGAGGGCCAGCCGATGGTGCTGCTCGAGGCGGCGCTGTGTGACCTGCCGATCGTGTCGACGTCGTTCGCGTCGGTCCGCGACGCACTGCCCAACGACACGATCCACGCGGTCGCGCAGAGCGACGAGGCGCTGCGCGACGGCATGCTCGCGTACCTGGACGGCCAGGTGGACGCCAGCCACCTCGACATCCCCTCGTACGTGCGCGAGGTGCTCGGCGAACTGGACGCCGTCATCCACGGAGCCGCAGCCGCGCCCCCAGCCGCGCGGGCGGAGGACGCCGCGCGCACCGATCCGATCGGAGCCGCTGCGGACTGACATGACGACGACGCTGCTGGCGCTCTTGCCCTCGGTCGTCGGGGTGGTGGTGCTCGCCGCCCTGGCGACGGGCGTGCTGTTGGCGTTCCGCGTGCGCGGGGCCTGGTCGCCCAGCACTGCGATCCTCCGCGGCGCGCTGCAGCTCGCCATCCTGAGCGTCATCCTCACCGGGATCATCTCGAGCTCGATCTGGATCGCGCTCGCGCTCGTCGTGATGTTCTCCGTCGCCTCGACGGTCGCCGCCCGCCGCATCGGCTGGACGATCCGCACCGCGGGGATGACCGCGTCGTCGATGGCGGCCGGCATCCTGATCTCGCTGACCGTCGTGTTCACGAGCGGTGCGCTGCAGCTCACCCCGCGCTACGCCCTGGCGATCGGTGCGATCGTGATCGGCAACTCGATGTCGATCGCGACGCTCACCGGGCGCCACTTCGTCTCGGGGACGGTCGATCGCTGGGACGAGGTGGAGGCGTGGCTGGCTCTCGGCGCCACGCCGCGCCAGTCCACCCTGGAACAGGCGCGGCGTGCCGTGCGAGAGGCGCTCGTGCCCACGATCGACCAGACGAAGACGACCGGGCTGGTCGTGCTGCCCGGCGCCTTCGTCGGCGCGATCTTCGGCGGGATCTCGCCCCTCGAGGCGGGGCGATTCCAGCTCGTCGTGCTCGCATCGATCATGGCCGCGGGCGCGGTCACGGCGGTGCTCACGGTGCTGTGGCTCGGACCGGTGAAGGTCAAGCCCACGGCCGTGCGCTGACGCCCGCTCGCCGTCTCAGTCGCTGTCGCGGACGTCGCGGACGAAGTTCGCGACGTTGAGGCGCATCGTCTCGATGCGGCGCTGCCGCGCGGCCTCCACGTCATACCCGAGGTAGGCGGGGGGCGGCGTGCGCCGGGCGTTGACCTGGCACTCGAAGCCCTCGCAGACGAGGGTACCGACGGTGTTGCCGTTGCGGCCCGACTTCCCGGCGCGCCGTGCGGCGTAGAAGACGACGTCGTTCGGCAGGGTGACATCCTCGCACCACGAGCACTGGGCACGGGTGCGCGGCTTGGACTCGCCGCGGCGGAGCTGGATGCCGACGGCCTGCCCGTCGAGCTCGACGACGACGTAGCCGACGCCCGCGAGCTTGGCATCGCGCCAGCCGAGGTAGTCGAGGTCGTCCCAGTCGAGGTCGGCCCAGGCGGTGGGGAGCGTCATGACGGTGCGCTCGCGCTGCGAGGCGTTGACGAAGGCGGCGCGAAGCTGCTTCTCGGTGAGGGCGTGCATGGAGGATCCTGTTTCTGCGGGTGGGCCCGATCGGCCCGGGGATGGGATGAGCACGACGACGCCGCGCACCGAGGGCCGACGATCGGCCACGGTGCGCTGCGGAGCGGGGTCATCTCATGCCGGCGAAGACGCCGCCGACCCCCTCCTCCCGCCCGAAGGGCAGTTCAGCTGCAGAAAGCACGTCGTCCAGTCTCGCACGACCTGCCGGGAGAAGGTCAGGCCCCCGCGGTGCGCGTCGACTGACGCACGACGAGCTGCGTCGGGATCGGCGTGTCCTCGGTGAGCGTGTCCGGCTCCTCGACCGCGAGCAGCACCTTCTGCATCATGAGGTGGCCGAGGGCCGCGAAGTCCTGGCGGATCGTCGTGAGCGGCGGGTACAGGAACGCCGCCTCCGGGACGTCGTCGAAACCGACGACGCTGACGTCCTCCGGCACGCGCAGGCCGCGCTCGCGCAGGGCCGAGAGCAGCCCGATGGACATGTGGTCGTTCGCGGCGAAGATGGCCGTCCCCGGGGCGATCTCGACGCTGGAGCCGAAGCGGTAGCCGCTCGCCGCGCTCCAGTCCCCCGCCGACGGCTCGACGATCTCCAGGCGCCGAGCCGCGAGCTCGTCGCGCCAGCCGCGCACGCGCTCGACGGCGTCGGGCGCCTGCGGGGGCCCCGCGACGTGCAGGATGCGGGTGTGCCCGAGCTCGGCGAGATGCCGCACGGCTTGCCGCGCACCCCGGTACTGGTCGATCGAGACGAGGTGCCGGCTGCGTCGCTGCGTCGCCGCCGCGGCGACGACCGGGATCGACAGGTCGATGCCCCGGACGCTCTCGAGCGCCGCGAGATCGACCACGACGAGCACGATCGCGTCGACGCGCTGGCGCAGCAGGCCCTCCACCGCCGAGCGGACCCCGACGGCGGGGTCCTCGTCGAGGACGCTGACCGTGTCGACGTTGTAGCGCGCGGCCCGCGCCGCGACGTTGAAGTGCATCGCGATGGCCGTCGGCCCGTACTCCAGCGCTCCGGGGGTCACGAGCCCGATCGTGCGGGTGCGCCGCGTGACGAGCGCCCGGGCGGCGGGTGACGGGCTGTACCGCAGCTGGGAGATCGCCTGCTCGACGCGCGCCCGGGTCGCCGGCCGCACGTTCGGCAGGTCGTTGATCACGCGCGACACCGTCTGGTGGGAGACCCCGGCGAGACGGGCGACGTCGAAGATGTTGGCGGCGCGCGCCGGCGTGTCGTCGGTCACGTCACTCCTCGTCGTTCTCGGCCGCGGCGGACGAAGGTGCGGCAGCGTCGGACGGGGGTGCGGTCGCGTCCGACGGGCGTGCGGTCGCGTCCGACGGGCGTGCGGTCGCGTCCGACGGGCGTGCGGTCGCGTCCGACGGGCGTGCGGTCGCGTCCGACGGGCGTGCGGTCGCGTCCGACGGGCGTGCGGTCGCGCCCTCGGCCGATGCCTCCGCATCGTCGGGCTGCGCGACCATGGCGAGCAGCGAGTCGACGGTGAGGTCGTCGGAGGCGACGGTCTCGACGACGCGGCCGCCGCGCAGGATCGCGACCCGGTGCCCGACACGCAGCACCTCCTCGAGCTCCGCCGAGATGAACACGACGGAGAGCCCGTTGTCGGCGAACTCGCCGACGAGGTTCTGGATCTCGACCTTGGCGCCGACGTCGATGCCGCGCGTGGGCTCGTCGAGCACCAGCAGGCGCGGAGACAGGGCGAGCAGCCGAGCCAGCAGCACCTTCTGCTGATTGCCGCCGGACAGGGTCGCTGCCGGTCGGTCGAGATCGGCGGGACGGATGCCGAGTGCCTCGACCCAGCTCGCGGCCAGCTCTCGCTGGCGCGATCGGCGCAGCCGCCGCCAGATGCCGCGCTGCGCCTGCAGCGACAGCGTGATGTTGTCCTGCACGCTCAGCTCGCCGATGATGCCCTCGGTGCGGCGGTTCTCCGACGAGTAGACGATGCCGAGGTTCACGGCCTGGCGCGGCCGGCCGAAGCGCCGCGGCGTGCCCTCGATGCGCAGGATGCCGGCATCCAATCGGTCGACGCCGGTGAGCGCCCGCGCGAGTTCCGTCCGACCCGAGCCGAGCAGCCCCGCGACGCCGAGGACCTCGCCCTCTGCGAGCTCGAGGTCCGCGTCGACGATGCCGGTGCCGACCGTCAGCCCGCTCGCGCTCAGCAGCGAGCGCTCGCTGTCGTCGAGCGTCTCGGACCGCGGATGCGCCAGGTGGTCGGGGATGGTGCGGCCGAGCATCTTCTCGACGAGGTCGATGCGCAGCAGCTCCTTCGTGAGGTACTCCCCCACGAGCCGTCCGCTGCGCAGCACCGTGACGCGGTCGCAGATCTCGTAGACCTGATCGAGGAAGTGCGACACGAACAGGATCGCGACACCGCGCTTCTTGAGCTTGCGGATGACGCGGAAGAGCTCGGCGACCTCGTCGACGTCGAGGCTCGAGGTCGGCTCGTCGAGCACGAGCACCTTGACGTCGGTGGAGATGGCGCGAGCGATCGCGACCAGCTGCTGGACGGCCAGGGAGTGCGAGCCGAGCGCGGACGCCGGGTCGATGTGCAGGCCGAGGCCGGCGAGGACGGATGCGGCGTCCTTCCGCATCTGCCGGAAGTCGATGCCGCCCCACCGGCGAGGCTCGCGGCCGAGGGCGATGTTCTCCGCGACGGAGAGGTTCGGCAGCAGGTCGATCTCCTGGTAGACCGTGCTGATACCGGCGCGCTGGGCCTCCGCGGGCGACGAGAAGCGGACGGCCTCTCCCTCGAGCCGCACGATGCCGGCGTCGAGGGCGAGGGCTCCCGTGAGCGCCTTGATGAGCGTGGACTTTCCGGCGCCGTTCTCGCCCATGAGCGAGTGCACCTCGCCCGGGAACATGCGGAAGTCGACCCCGTCCAACGCCGTCGAGCCCTGGAAGCGCACGGTGGCTCCCAGGGCTTCGATGACGGGCACGGGCGTCGGCATCCTCTTATCGTGCCGGATGCGGACCGTCTCGCAGTGCACGCCTCCTCATCGTCGGCGCGTCCGGGTGACGATCAGTCGCTGGACCACCACGAACACGAGCAGCAGGATGCCGATGATGATCCGCATCCATGCCGTGTCGGCGCCCATGAAGCTGATCGCCACCTTGATCAGGCCGTAGACGAGCACGCCGAACAGCGACCCGAGCACGTAGCCGCTGCCGCCGCTGAGGAGCGTCCCGCCGATGACCACGGCGGCGATCGTGTCGAGCTCGGTGCCTATGCCGTTCAGGCTGTAACCCGCGCCCGTGTAGGCGGTGAAGACGACCCCGGCGATACCGGCGCACATGCCGCTGATGACGTAGACGAGGAACTTGGCGCGGGCGACCGGGAGCCCCATGAGGCGAGCCGACTGCTCGTTGCCGCCGACTGCGTACACCGTGCGGCCGAAGCGCGTGCGGCTGAGCACCCACAGCGCGACGCCGACCGCGACGAGCGAGAGGATGACGCTCGGGGTGATGTACCAGCCGCCGGGTGCCTTGAAGCGTGCGGACTGGATCCAGGCGAACACCGGGTTCGACACCTGGATGGCCTCGAGGCTGACGACGAACGACAGGCCGCGGGCGAGGAACATCGCCGCGAGCGAGGCGATGAACGGCTGCACGTCGAAGACCTGCACGAGCACGCCGGTCATCGACCCGATGACGGCGCCGCTCACGATCATGATCGGGATGACGACGGCCACCGGGATCCCGTCGTGCAGGAGCCGCGCTCCCAGGATGCCGGTGAAGGCCATGACCGATCCGACCGAGAGGTCGATGCCCCCGGTGAGGATGACGAAGGTCATGCCGACCGCGAGGATCAGCAGATACGCGTTGTCGAGGAAGAGCGAGGACAGCAGGCGCGGCGACACGAAGGTGCCGAAGTACAGCTGGCCGGCCAGCAGCATCGCGAGGAAGATCGCCACCGCCGCGATGACGGGGACCCACCCGCTGTGCCTGGAGCCGAAGGAGCGCAGTCCCGAGGCGAAGCCCTCGACGGGAGGGGTGGTCGCGGTCGTCGCGCTCATCGCGCCTTCCCTTCGCCTGCGCCGACGAGCGCCGGCGTCTGTTCGCTGTCTCCCACGGGTGCGGGGGTGGATGTCGGGGTCTGAGTGCGCTGGCTGCGGCGCGAGCGGAACCACGACCGCACACGCGCGGACTGCGCAAGGCAGACGATGACGATGACCGCTGCCTTGAACACCGGCGTCACGGCCGGCGGCACGCCGAGGAACGTGATCGTGGAGGTGAGGGTCTGGATCGTGTAGACCCCGATGACGGTTCCCGCGATGGTGAACCGGCCGCCGGTGAGCAGCGTGCCGCCGAGCACGACGGCGAGGATCGCGTCGACCTCGATGTTGAGCCCCGCCGCGTTGGCGTCGGCGGCCATGATGTTCGAGCTGTAGAGCACTCCCGCCATGCCGGCGAGAAGGCCGCTCGCGGCGTAGGCGCCCCAGATGATCCCCCGCGACCGGACGCCGGCGATGCGGCTCGCCGTCGGGTTGATGCCGACCGCCTCGGTCAGCATGCCGAGTGCCGTGCGGCGCTCGACGAGGGCCACGATGACGATGACGGCCACCGCCACGAGGAAGGCGAACGGCATCCCGAACACGTATCCCTGCGCCATGAACTGATACGGGACGCTGTTGATCGTCGTGATGTAGCCCTGCGTGATCAGGAGCGCGATGCCGCGGCCGGCGAGCATCAGCACGAGCGTCGCGATGATCGGCTGGATGCCGAGCACCGAGACGAGGAAGCCGTTCCACACCCCGAGGAACAGGGTCGTCAGGACGCCGGCGACGATCGCGACGGCGAGTACCCCGAGGTCATCGGGTCGCGGTGACGCCTTGATGATGGTGAGGCTCACGGCGCCCGACACCGCCATCAGCGCGCCGACCGAGAGGTCGATGCCGCGTGTGGCGATGACGATCATCATGCCGAGCGACACGAGCATCAGCGGCGAGCTGTTGCGCAGGATGTCGACGATCGAGCCGTAGAGCTGCCCGTCGCGGACGGTGATGCTCAGGAACGAGGGGCGGGCGATCGTGTTCAGCAGCACGAGGGCCAGCAGCGCGCCGATCGGCAGCGCGAGCCGGTGCGTGATGATCTTCTTCAGCTTCATGCGGCGTCCTCCTTCAGACGCGCTGCGGTATCCGGGAGCGCCGCATCGCCCTGCGCGATGATGGCGACGAGGTCGTCGACATCCGTGTCGGCGGTGGTGGTCAGTTCGCCGATCTTACGGCGATCGCGCATCACGACGATGCGCTGCGCGAGACGCAGCACCTCCTCGAGCTCGGACGAGATGTACAGGACCGACATCCCCTCGGCCGAGAGGCGGGCCACGAGCCGCTGGATGTCGGCCTTCGCGCCGACGTCGATCCCGCGCGTGGGCTCGTCGAGGATCAGCAGTTCAGGGGCGGTGGCGAGCCAGCGGGCGAGGACGACCTTCTGCTGGTTGCCGCCCGACAGGTTGCGAACGCGGGCGTTCGGATCGGCGGGACGGATGCCGAGCGCCGAGATGTACTCCGAGACGACGGCATCCTGCTCCGACCTGCTCACCTTGCGGAGCCAGCCGCGCTGGGCCTGGATGCCGAGCACGATGTTCTCGGCGACGGTGAGGTCGCCGACGATGCCCTCCTCCCGGCGGTCCTCCGACGTGAAGGCGATGCGCGCGCCGATGGCGTCGCGCGGCCTGCCGATGCGCACCGGGTCGCCGTGGACCTCGATCTCGCCGGCATCCGCCCGATCTGCGCCGTAGAGGAGGCGCACGAGCTCCGTGCGCCCGGAGCCGAGAAGGCCGGCGATGCCGACGACCTCCCCGTCGAAGACGTCGAGGTCGACAGGCTGGATCGAGCCGCGCTTGCCGACGCCCGTCGCGCGAAGCACGGGAGCTCCGTGGCGATCGATGATCCGCTCCGCGGCGTCGATGGACTCGAGCTCGTCGAGCTCGCGGCCGAGCATGAGCGCGACCAGCTGGGTGCGCTCGAGCTCCGCAGCCGGGTACTCGCCGACGAGGCGGCCGTTGCGCAGCACGGTCAAGCGATCCGAGATCTCGTAGACCTGGTCGAGGAAGTGCGTGACGAACAGGATGGCGACGCCGCGATCGCGCAGGTCGCGCATCACGGCGAACAGCTGCTCGACCTCGCCGCGGTCGAGGCTCGAGGTCGGCTCGTCCAGGACGAGCACCTTGCAGTCCGAGACCATGGCTCGGCTGATCGCGACCAGCTGCTGGACGGCGAGCGAGTGGCTGGCCAGCGGCGAGCGCGGGTCGATCGTGAGGCCGAGCCCCTCGAGGTGCGAGCGGGCGGCCGCGTGCGTGCGACGCCAGTCGATGCCGAACGCGCCGCGGATCTCCTGGCCGAGCATGACGTTCTCACCGACCGAGAGGTTCGCGCAGAGGTTGACCTCCTGGTATACGGTCCAGACGCCGGCATCCTGCGCATCCGCCGTCCCGCCGAAGACCCGGCGCTCGCCGTCGACCTCGATCGTGCCGCCGTCGATGCGGTAGACGCCGGTCAGCGCCTTGATGAGCGTGGACTTGCCGGCGCCGTTCTCACCCATGAGGGTGTGCACCTCACCGGCGCGGAGGCTGAAGTCGACCTCCTGCAGCGCCTTGACGCCGGGGAATTCGATCGTGATGCCACGCATCCGGATGACGCTGCGGCGGTCGTCGCTGACCATGACTGCCTTTCTCACGAGTGCGGGGAGGACGCGGCGTGCGCGCCCTCCCCGGTGTGCTCAGTACTTGCGGGTGGGCAGGGCCTGCTTGGCCTGCTCCTGGTCGAAGGCCTGGTCGGTCGCGGTCTGCTTCTTCTCGACCGCCTTGCCTGCCAGGACGTCCTTGACGGTCTTCGCCACGGTCGGGCCGAGCAGCGGGTTGCACTCGACGACGTAGTTGAACTGGCCGTCCGCGAGGGCCTGCAGGCCGTCGTGCGTGCCGTCGATCGTGACGATCTGGATGTCCTTGCCGGGGGTCAGGCCGGCCGCCTTGATGGCATCGAGCGCGCCCAGGCCCATGTCGTCGTTCTGCGCGAACAGGAGGTTGATGTCCTTGCCGTACTTCTGCAGGAAGCCCTCCATGACGGTCTTGCCGTCGGCGCGTGTGAAGTTGCCCGTCTGGGAGTCGAGCGTCTTGATCTGGGTGCCCGAGATGGCGGAGCTGAAGCCGGTCGAGCGGTCGATGGCGGGAGCCGAGCCCGTCGTGCCCTCGAGCACGACCATGTTGGTCGCCTTGTCACCGAGGTTCGTCTTGGCCCAGGCTCCGGCGGTCTCGCCCTCCTTCTTGAAGTCGTCGCCGATCCACGCCTTGTAGAGGTCGCTGCTGCCGTCGATCGTGCGGTCTTCGAGGATGACGGGGATGTCCGCGTCCTTGGCCTCTTTCAGCACGTCGTCCCAGCCGGTGGTGACCACCGGAGCGATGACGATGGCGTCGACGCCCTGGTTGATGAAGCTGCGGACGGCCGCGATCTGGTTCTCCGGCTTGTTGTCGGCGGCGTTGAAGATCAGCTTGAAGCCGTTCTTGGCCGAGAAGGCGTCCTTCATGGACTCCGTGTTGGCGCTGCGCCAGCCGCTCTCGGATCCGGTCTGGGCGAAGCCCACCGTGATGACCTTGCCGTTGGAGCCGCTGCCGCCCTTGTTGCTGGCGTCGGCTGCGCCGGAGCACCCCGTCGCCGCGAGCGCCACGACGCCCAGCAGCGCGAGCCCCGCGATGATGCCCTTCTTCACTGCAAACCTCCTTGTTAGATCCGGCCCCTGTGCCGGATGTGCTGTGCGGACGCCGAGGTCCGTGATTCAGAATGTTAGCCTTCACATTCCCATCACATACAAGATGTTAGCGGTAACAGTTTGGTAACGAGGATGTCACACTCTCCGGTGCCGCGCGCGGGTTTCCGCGGGTCGCCAGCCTGGGGCGGTGCCTTCCGTGAGCGATCACACCGCGGCAGATTTCCGTGCGGCGTGCCCTTCGGCGGCGCCGTGCTGTTCTCGCCGCGCGGCCGGAATCGCCGCGCACGCGTGCGCAACGCCGGTTCCCGGCTGCGTGCACGGCTGCGCATCGCCTGTTTCCGGCTGCGTGCACGGCTGTGCGTCGTCGGTTCCCGGCTGATCGGGCGGCCGATCGACGGCTCCGCGGCGGTTCCGGGTCTCCGCATCCGGCACGATGGATGCGGAGGACACCGACGATGACCAGCAGCGACACCAGCGCGCGAAAGAGCGGCGACGGGTACCCCACCGTCCCCGAGAGCGGCGACGGGTACAGCACCGTGCGCGAAAGCGGCGACAAGTACACCGTCGCCACAGACGGCGCCTGCAAGGGCAACCCCGGGCCGACCGGCTGGGCCTGGGTCGGCGAGGACGGACACTGGGCCGCGGGGTCTCTCATCTCGGGGACCAACAACATCGGCGAGCTGCTCGCCCTGCTTTACGCGCTGCGCGACCACGCCGACGTGCGCGACCTCGTGATCCAGGCGGATTCCCGGTACGCGATCGACACCTACACGAAGTGGATGTCAGGGCATGCCCGCCGCGGGTGGAAGACGGCATCCGGGTCTCCGGTCAAGAACCGCCAGATCCTCGAGCAGCTGATGGAGGCCCGCGACGCTCGGAAGGATGCGGGACTCCCTGAGGCCGTCCTGGAGCACGTGCGCGGCCACGCCGGGCACGTGCTCAACGAGTGGGCGGACGAACGCGCGGTGCGTGCCGCGGCCCATGCCGAGAAGGGAACCGAGAGCATCTGGTCGTCGCTCGGCGCGCAGGAGCGCATCGACGTGTCGACTGCTCCCAAGAAGTCGCGCTGAGCCACAGCCGGAGGCACTCCTCAGCCGGAGGCACTCCTCAGCCGGCCGTGGGGCTCTTCGCGAAGAGTCCCACGATGCCGGCGACGGCGGCAGTGGCGATGGGCCATGCGCCCGAGGCCAGGTCGGACTTCCCCATGAGGATCAGCACCACCGCTGCCACGATGCTCGCGAGCGCGATCACGAGGACGCCGATGATGAGCGTCATCCAGAGCTTCATCCGGTCGGCCTCGCTGGTCGGCTGCGTTGTCGCGGGCGCGACGGGCGCGGGCATGGTCGGGGCCGGTGCCTTGGCCTTCCCGCGAGTGATCGACAGCGTCGTCATGATGCACCTCCGCTCCGATGGCGTGTCATCGATCAGGAGGCGCGCGAGCATCTCCCTGATACCCGCGTGCGATAGGCGAGGGCGTCCTCGACTCGACTCTGACGT
This genomic window contains:
- a CDS encoding ABC transporter substrate-binding protein, translating into MKKGIIAGLALLGVVALAATGCSGAADASNKGGSGSNGKVITVGFAQTGSESGWRSANTESMKDAFSAKNGFKLIFNAADNKPENQIAAVRSFINQGVDAIVIAPVVTTGWDDVLKEAKDADIPVILEDRTIDGSSDLYKAWIGDDFKKEGETAGAWAKTNLGDKATNMVVLEGTTGSAPAIDRSTGFSSAISGTQIKTLDSQTGNFTRADGKTVMEGFLQKYGKDINLLFAQNDDMGLGALDAIKAAGLTPGKDIQIVTIDGTHDGLQALADGQFNYVVECNPLLGPTVAKTVKDVLAGKAVEKKQTATDQAFDQEQAKQALPTRKY
- a CDS encoding ribonuclease H family protein; protein product: MTSSDTSARKSGDGYPTVPESGDGYSTVRESGDKYTVATDGACKGNPGPTGWAWVGEDGHWAAGSLISGTNNIGELLALLYALRDHADVRDLVIQADSRYAIDTYTKWMSGHARRGWKTASGSPVKNRQILEQLMEARDARKDAGLPEAVLEHVRGHAGHVLNEWADERAVRAAAHAEKGTESIWSSLGAQERIDVSTAPKKSR
- a CDS encoding sugar ABC transporter ATP-binding protein, producing MVSDDRRSVIRMRGITIEFPGVKALQEVDFSLRAGEVHTLMGENGAGKSTLIKALTGVYRIDGGTIEVDGERRVFGGTADAQDAGVWTVYQEVNLCANLSVGENVMLGQEIRGAFGIDWRRTHAAARSHLEGLGLTIDPRSPLASHSLAVQQLVAISRAMVSDCKVLVLDEPTSSLDRGEVEQLFAVMRDLRDRGVAILFVTHFLDQVYEISDRLTVLRNGRLVGEYPAAELERTQLVALMLGRELDELESIDAAERIIDRHGAPVLRATGVGKRGSIQPVDLDVFDGEVVGIAGLLGSGRTELVRLLYGADRADAGEIEVHGDPVRIGRPRDAIGARIAFTSEDRREEGIVGDLTVAENIVLGIQAQRGWLRKVSRSEQDAVVSEYISALGIRPADPNARVRNLSGGNQQKVVLARWLATAPELLILDEPTRGIDVGAKADIQRLVARLSAEGMSVLYISSELEEVLRLAQRIVVMRDRRKIGELTTTADTDVDDLVAIIAQGDAALPDTAARLKEDAA